CTAAGAGCTCTCTGCACCAATAGCTCTGGAATCTGTCACCTCCCTGGGAACACAATGCACAAGGAAAGTAATCCGGAGTGGCTCTTACAGCTCAGGAGGGGAAATGGATGATCTATCTCACGGATTCTCAAAATAGCTGAGGTTTCTCCAGGCTTGGTGGACTCCTTTGCTGGCCTCTCACCCTCTCCCTGCCCTGGGGTGGCCCCTCCCTGCCTGGGTTGGAGCTCTGTGGCCCCTGATTTGTTGGGAGGCCATACCCACTAAGAAGCTTCTCTGTCTGGGTGCCCTGGTCCCCCATAGAGCCCCCCTAGAGGAGGTCTGTGGCATGGCCCCTGGGGGCTGAGTCTGGGCTGGTTTTATATTTAGCTGGACTGTGGCTGTGGTGCCACTCGGGTTACATCTGGCAGAGAAGTTGGCCTCGCAGGGCAGGCATGGGCTCCCTTCCAGCACCGCGGCAGAATTTGATCGGCTGGCCGGCTAGCCCAGCGCTGCTTCCAATGGGGAGGTCTGGTGGGGACTGACGGGCAGCAGATAGGCCACTGGCTGAGGCGGGTGTGGAGTGGAGTGGGCAGGGCTGGTGGCTGGTGCTGAGGGTGGCATGGACATGAACATGGTGGCCCGAGAGGCCAGCCAGGGCCTTGCCCTTGGCCTCATCAGCCTTCCTGGGCCTGCACCCCCCAAGGCGGCCAAGAAACCTAAAAAGGCCGTTCTCTTCTTTGAGGTGGAGATTCTGGACGCGAAGACGCGGGAGAAGCTGTGCTTCCTAGACAAGGTAGGGCTGTGGCCGCCAGCTCCCTAAGCCAGGGCACAGGTCCTGGGATCCCACTCCTTCCCATGGCTTTAGCCAGAACTAGGGAGTAGCGCCCTGCCCAAGGGAGCCGTTCAGTGACCCCCAGTTCCCCCAGGGGACGCCTAGGGTGCTGCCCCAGCCAGCAGGCCACTCGTGGTTATCGGCAGCCCCTCACCCCGGGTAGATAGGCATCCTGCCTGTGAGAGGCAGCGAGCAGCAGTTGTAGAACCCTGCAGGGCTTTGGGGTCTGGGAAGGAGGTGGCGAGTCAGGCCTGGGGGAAGGGGCTTAGACCCTTCCAGGGGAGGTCTGGTCCGGACCAAGGGCTTCACCGGGGGAGCTGTGGGTGGGGTGGAGAGGAGAGGACAGAGGCGAGGTTGAGAGAAGCAGGCCCAGCTTCCCAAGCTCAAACCGTCTTCTGGCTAGGCCTGGAGTGTCACAGCCAGGGTAAGACTGGAGCCCCAGGCCTAGCGGCTGACCCCACTCTGGCAGGGCTCTTACTGCCATAGCCAAGGAGCTGCAGTTCCTGCCCTGACCCTGGATAGGGGCCTAGACCTCCCTCTCCGCTCCCCTTGCCCCCAACTATAGGGCTGCCTAGGCCCTCAGCCCAACAACCCCTGACCAGGAGGGGTCCTGGCTGATGGCCCTGTGGCCTGTGCTTCCCCCAGGTGGAACCGCATGCCACCATCGCTGAGATCAAGAACCTTTTCACCAAGACACGTAAGTCGGGGCGACCACACTGCCCTGTATGAGCCCTCTGGACAGGGCCTCAGGACAGAGGCTCTCCCCAGGTGCCTGCAGAGCTGCCCCTGAGCATCACCCAGGCTTCTCTGGGCTGCACTGGAGCAGGCGCCCTGGGTGGCCATCAGCAGGAATGCCCTTGCTGGGCTTCCAGAAGGACAAGATCCTGCTGCCCATGTTCTGTGGGCTTATGTCCTGGGACCACATAGCCTCAGGCCTTGTCTGGTGGGGTGGTGGAGCTGTGGGGCTGAGACCCAGGGCCCACAAGAAGCAGGCGGTGGCACACTACGGAAGGGCACGGTAGGGTGGGCCATGGCCAGGCTGGCACTGTGACTGGTGTATGCCCTCCCTACAGATCCGCAGTGGTACCCTGCCCGCCAGTCCCTCCGCCTGGACCCCAGTGAGTATAGCCCACTCGGCCGTGCCTGGGctcagggggtgggggtgaggagctGGGCAGCCCTGAGCTGCTTGTTTCCAACAGAGGGCAAGTCCCTGAAGGACGAAGATGTCCTGCAAAAGCTGCCTGTAGGCACCACGGCCACACTGTACTTCCGGGACCTGGGGGCCCAGATCAGCTGGGTGACGGTGAGTTCTGATCCCGCCACAGCCTCCTCTCCCATCAGCCACGTCAGGGTGGCTCATCTTGGCCCCCACCCACCACAGGTGTTCCTGACAGAGTATGCAGGGCCCCTTTTCATCTACCTGCTTTTCTACTTCCGGGTACCCTTCATCTATGGCCACAAATATGACTTCACATCCAGTCGGCACACAGTCGTCCAGTGAGTAGGGGTGGCGTGGGGCCgggtggggttggggtgggggctgAGGGCCAGACCAGCCACACTGAGCCCGCTGCCCCTGCAGCCTCGCCTGCATCTGCCACTCATTCCACTACATCAAGCGCCTGCTGGAGACACTCTTCGTGCACCGCTTCTCCCATGGCACCATGCCCCTGCGCAACATCTTCAAGGTGAGCCCCCGCACCCACCTGCCGGCCCTGCACGCCCCCCCTGCCGTCCCCAGGAGGCACCAGCCCCAGccccatctctgctctttctCTTTCAGAACTGCACGTACTACTGGGGCTTTGCTGCCTGGATGGCGTATTACATCAACCACCCTCTCTACACGCCCCCCAGTAAGTGGCCTCTGccctcctccagccccaccccctccccctctcAGGCCCTGGGCTCCCTCAACAGCATCCCCTCTCTGCTGCTTCTGTAGCCTATGGAGCTCAGCAGGTGAAGCTGGCGCTCGCCATCTTTGTGGTAAGGAGGAGGTTGGGGAGAGGGAGAGGCCTGGGGGTGGTAAGGCAGGGGAGGCTTGGAGACTCTGGGCCTGGCTGGGGGGCCTGaacctgcccctgcccctcccacAGACCTGCCAGCTCGGCAACTTCTCCATCCACATGGCCCTGCGGAACCTGCGGCCGGCAGGTGGGTGCTCCCCAGGTGGGcaggtttgggggtggggggccggGCTGGCTGACTCATCCCTGGTCCTTCCCACCAGGGTCCAAGACGAGGAAGATCCCCTTCCCCACCAAGAACCCCTTCACATGGCTCTTCCTGCTGGTGTCCTGCCCCAACTACACCTATGAGGTGAAGGTCTTCCCTGCCCCTGGCAGGGCTTGCGTGCCTAGATCAGGGCAGCTTTGGCAGCACGAGCTGTGAGCATTTGGGGAATTGGCTTCTCTGGGGCTGGCATGTGTAACGCTAGATGCGTGTTTGTGGTGCACACAGGCACTCCCCCCTGGCTCTGCACAGGGGTGGGCACTGCCCCAgtcccacccacacacaccctcCCTGCTTACCCT
This DNA window, taken from Elephas maximus indicus isolate mEleMax1 chromosome 3, mEleMax1 primary haplotype, whole genome shotgun sequence, encodes the following:
- the TECR gene encoding very-long-chain enoyl-CoA reductase codes for the protein MKHYEVEILDAKTREKLCFLDKVEPHATIAEIKNLFTKTHPQWYPARQSLRLDPKGKSLKDEDVLQKLPVGTTATLYFRDLGAQISWVTVFLTEYAGPLFIYLLFYFRVPFIYGHKYDFTSSRHTVVHLACICHSFHYIKRLLETLFVHRFSHGTMPLRNIFKNCTYYWGFAAWMAYYINHPLYTPPTYGAQQVKLALAIFVTCQLGNFSIHMALRNLRPAGSKTRKIPFPTKNPFTWLFLLVSCPNYTYEVGSWIGFTIMTQCLPVALFSLVGFTQMTIWAKGKHRSYLKEFRDYPPLRSPIIPFLL